One Candidatus Zixiibacteriota bacterium genomic window, CCACAAAGCCTGGCCGATTTTTCTCAAAGGCTCATCTGTAATGATTAATACGTTCTCGCCTTTTTTAACCCCCATACAATTGTACACCGCAATTCTTGCGGATTTCATAAGATCATCCATCTATTCTCCTTAGATTGTGATTTTCGCGATACAAAACTTTTTCAATATAGGGTCGATTTTCGATTTGTCCACAACTTTTTTAAGAGTAAGCAATACATCCCTTTTTTGTAGAGACGCATAGCCATGCGTCTCTACGTCTCAAATAAACTCCCTCATCATTGCGGTTATATCTATATTCTCGATCTTCTGTTCCGCCAAAGGAATATTCTTTATCTGAGGCAGGTAATCCTCGTAAAGATTCCTGGTCTCTTTATAAAGGACTCCTATAGGTATTTTATCACCCCATTCAAAAGCTTTTTCTAAAGCTTGCATTTTGTTTTCAGGGTTGTAATCTTTTGAGTCTTCTAACTTGTAAACTCTTTTCTTATACCATTTATAGGTATTTTTGTAATTGAAACTCACGCAAGGCTGAAGGATGTCAACTAATGCAAACCCACGATGTTTTATGGCCTGAACTATAAGCTTTTTCAGATGGTCCAGCTCGCCTACGAATCCACGCGAGACAAAAGTTGCACCTCCTGCAATGGCAAGCTCCAGAGGTTTGACCGGTTCCTCGATTGCACCCTCCGGCGCAGATTTGGTGGAGAAACCTTTGTCGGAAGTTGGGGAATACTGCCCTTTGGTCAATCCGTAGATCTGGTTATCGTGCACGATATAGGTCATATCGATATTTCTTCTTAAGGCGTGCATAAAATGGCACATCCCGATGCCGTACCCATCCCCATCCCCGCTGTGTCCGATAACAGTCAGTTTATGATTGGAAAGTTTTATCCCGGTTGCCACAGGCAGTACCCTACCGTGAATCCCCTCGAAACTATATACATTGACGTACTGGGGCGTTTTGCCAGAACAGCCGATCCCTGAAACAATGCAGGTGTTGTGCCTTCCCAAACCTGCCTCCGAAATAGCGGCTTTGACCGCTGTCAATATCCCGAAATTCCCGCATCCTGGACACCACTGGA contains:
- a CDS encoding 2-oxoacid:ferredoxin oxidoreductase subunit beta, which codes for MTTPLELKTRSKIQWCPGCGNFGILTAVKAAISEAGLGRHNTCIVSGIGCSGKTPQYVNVYSFEGIHGRVLPVATGIKLSNHKLTVIGHSGDGDGYGIGMCHFMHALRRNIDMTYIVHDNQIYGLTKGQYSPTSDKGFSTKSAPEGAIEEPVKPLELAIAGGATFVSRGFVGELDHLKKLIVQAIKHRGFALVDILQPCVSFNYKNTYKWYKKRVYKLEDSKDYNPENKMQALEKAFEWGDKIPIGVLYKETRNLYEDYLPQIKNIPLAEQKIENIDITAMMREFI